TAATTAGATTAATATCAGAGAGCAAACGAACTTGGCGAGGATCTAAAGACCTCGGGTCGTCTTTCATATTTATAGAGAGGTGATCTTGTGATTTTCGAAAATTATTACATCCATAAAGCACTAAGGAAGAGGAGACAAGGAAGCTGAGATAGATTCCCAATGATATCTTGCGCATGGATGAATTCCTATAGTAGATTTATCTGAAAGAAACAGCTCTCGTCCTAATCCTGCGATCATCGCAGCATTATCGGTACATAACTTAGAAGAGGGAAAGTATAAAGGCAAATTTAGAGTATTTTTTAATAAATTTTGGAAATACTTATTACTTGCTACTCCCCCTCCGACCAGGATCGATCTGCACGAAATTTTTTTTACAATATTAGGAAGTTTTTGTGCAATGCTCGTGAAAGCAGCTCTTTGAAAAGATGCTGCGATATCACTTTTTTCCGCTTCAGAAAGCTCTGGAAGGGGGGTACGACTATTGCTGTTATTTCCCTTAATTGCGTAAAGAACAGCGGTTTTCAATCCACTAAAGGATAAATCACAACCGGGAACTTTAGAGGGTGAAAAAGAATAGGATTCCTCGCATCCACAGGAGGCAAGCTTTTCTATTAAAGAGCCTCCGGGATAAGGAAGCCCCAGGAATCTTGCCACCTTATCAAAAGTCTCTCCTATAGCATCATCTCGGCTTTTTCCTATTAACTTATATGTTAAAGGATCTTCCATCAAAAACATCGCCGTATGCGCTCCGGAAACCGCTAAGCCTAAAGCAGGAAACTCCACATTTTCTGCTTCCATATAAGCTGCATAAAGATGAGCTTCGACATGATTTACACCAATGATGGGCTTTTGACATCCTATCGCCAAACCTTTGGCAAAATTCACGCCTATAGCTAACGAACCTATTAGCCCTGGGGTATGTGTTACTGCAATAAGATCAATGTCCTCTAGGGAAACTCCCGACTCTTTTAAAGCAGAATCCACAACAGAGGGGAAAACCCTTAGATGAGCTCTGGAGGCCAGTTCAGGAACAATGCCCCCGTAGGCAACATGATCTTGTTGAGAGAAGACGACATTAGCCATAATGTGCCCCTTAGCATCTACCAAAGCACATGCCGTCTCGTCACAAGAGCTTTCCAACCCAAGGGTAAGCATAAAAACCAAAGAAAAATAT
The Chlamydia caviae GPIC genome window above contains:
- the tsaD gene encoding tRNA (adenosine(37)-N6)-threonylcarbamoyltransferase complex transferase subunit TsaD, which gives rise to MLTLGLESSCDETACALVDAKGHIMANVVFSQQDHVAYGGIVPELASRAHLRVFPSVVDSALKESGVSLEDIDLIAVTHTPGLIGSLAIGVNFAKGLAIGCQKPIIGVNHVEAHLYAAYMEAENVEFPALGLAVSGAHTAMFLMEDPLTYKLIGKSRDDAIGETFDKVARFLGLPYPGGSLIEKLASCGCEESYSFSPSKVPGCDLSFSGLKTAVLYAIKGNNSNSRTPLPELSEAEKSDIAASFQRAAFTSIAQKLPNIVKKISCRSILVGGGVASNKYFQNLLKNTLNLPLYFPSSKLCTDNAAMIAGLGRELFLSDKSTIGIHPCARYHWESISASLSPLP